A section of the Candidatus Omnitrophota bacterium genome encodes:
- the cobU gene encoding bifunctional adenosylcobinamide kinase/adenosylcobinamide-phosphate guanylyltransferase: MSKIILILGGARSGKSSYAVSLAKKFKKIAFVATCEGLDREMRKRIELHKKDRPKNWKTYEEPRNVSEAIKKIDNSFDCILIDCLTLLVSNLVLNKFNQEKIIKAIQEMLVDLKKKKATVIIVSNEVGLGIVPATKLGREFRDIAGRVNQVVAKEADKVFFTVSGIATCIK, encoded by the coding sequence ATGAGCAAAATTATTTTAATTTTAGGCGGGGCAAGGAGCGGAAAGAGCTCTTATGCTGTGAGTTTAGCGAAAAAGTTTAAAAAGATAGCTTTTGTTGCTACATGCGAAGGATTGGATAGGGAAATGAGAAAACGCATTGAGCTGCATAAGAAAGATAGGCCTAAAAATTGGAAGACTTATGAAGAGCCAAGAAATGTTTCAGAAGCAATAAAGAAAATTGACAATTCATTCGATTGTATCCTTATAGATTGCTTGACGCTTTTAGTTTCAAATTTAGTTTTAAATAAATTTAATCAGGAAAAAATCATTAAAGCAATTCAGGAGATGTTGGTTGATTTAAAGAAAAAGAAAGCAACTGTGATAATTGTTTCCAATGAAGTCGGATTAGGAATTGTCCCTGCAACTAAATTAGGAAGAGAGTTTCGTGATATAGCCGGCAGGGTTAATCAGGTTGTAGCAAAAGAAGCTGACAAAGTGTTCTTTACGGTTTCCGGAATAGCAACATGTATTAAATGA
- the cobT gene encoding nicotinate-nucleotide--dimethylbenzimidazole phosphoribosyltransferase yields the protein MKVINEIISNISGIDQELVKKTQARLDNLTKPLGSLGRLEELAKQICGITGKDYPVLGNKVIFTLAADHGVTDEGVSAYPKEVTAQMVYNFLANGAAINVLANHVGARVVVADVGVVSELKPNPRLLIKKVNNGTKNMAKGPAMTKEEAIKAITTGIGIFEDEFKRGADIVGTGEMGIGNTTAASAITACFIKQSIEEITGRGAGLDDKGLKNKVEIIKKALLVNKPDSSDAIDVLSKVGGFEIGGLVGIILAASSKKIPIVIDGFISGAAALIAYKLEPKVKDYMIAAHKSVEGGHRFILDYIGLKPLIDLDLRLGEGTGGALGIGLADAAIKILTQMATFESANVSERGK from the coding sequence ATGAAGGTAATTAATGAGATAATTTCAAATATAAGCGGTATTGATCAAGAGTTGGTCAAGAAGACTCAAGCGAGATTAGATAACCTAACTAAGCCTCTTGGAAGCTTAGGCAGGTTAGAAGAATTAGCAAAACAGATTTGCGGGATTACAGGTAAGGATTATCCGGTATTGGGGAATAAAGTTATTTTTACTCTTGCTGCTGATCATGGAGTTACTGATGAGGGAGTAAGCGCGTATCCAAAAGAAGTTACGGCACAGATGGTTTACAATTTTCTTGCAAATGGAGCAGCAATAAATGTTTTGGCAAACCATGTTGGTGCCCGCGTTGTGGTAGCTGATGTTGGAGTTGTAAGTGAGCTTAAGCCAAACCCAAGGTTACTAATTAAGAAAGTAAATAATGGCACTAAGAATATGGCAAAAGGCCCTGCTATGACAAAAGAAGAGGCGATCAAAGCAATAACTACCGGAATAGGAATATTTGAAGATGAATTTAAGCGCGGAGCAGACATAGTTGGAACAGGCGAGATGGGGATAGGGAACACTACGGCAGCAAGTGCAATTACTGCTTGTTTTATAAAGCAGTCGATTGAAGAGATAACAGGCCGTGGTGCGGGCTTAGATGATAAAGGGTTAAAAAATAAAGTTGAAATCATTAAAAAAGCGCTTTTAGTAAACAAGCCTGATTCCAGTGACGCAATTGATGTTTTATCAAAGGTAGGAGGTTTTGAGATTGGAGGGCTTGTAGGAATAATTCTCGCTGCTTCTTCTAAAAAGATACCGATAGTAATTGATGGGTTTATTTCGGGAGCTGCCGCACTTATTGCTTATAAGCTTGAGCCTAAAGTTAAAGATTATATGATAGCTGCGCATAAATCAGTTGAAGGGGGGCATAGGTTTATTCTGGATTATATCGGATTAAAACCTCTCATTGATTTGGATTTAAGGTTAGGCGAGGGAACCGGAGGGGCGCTTGGTATAGGATTAGCTGATGCTGCAATCAAGATCCTTACTCAAATGGCGACCTTTGAAAGCGCTAATGTTTCCGAAAGGGGTAAGTAA
- the cobS gene encoding adenosylcobinamide-GDP ribazoletransferase, which produces MSRFLLALQFLTIFPIKIKSVSVKKLSGSLIYFPVVGLVIGLMLAALYTLLINLDFTSFATSVITVIALIIITGGMHFDGLADTFDALLSVRSKEEMLRIMRDPHIGVMGVLSIISIVILKIGLLSSIDVENTIKAIILMCALGRWSAVFLMFNFPYARSEGKAKVFIDGMNLNIFTLSAAIVILISAAIWQAKGLLILLVMTGVVYLFGLLTKKKIGGITGDTLGAGIELAECAILFSFIILERNCQWIN; this is translated from the coding sequence ATGAGTAGATTTTTATTAGCTTTACAGTTTTTGACTATTTTCCCCATAAAGATCAAAAGTGTTTCTGTGAAAAAACTGTCAGGGTCTCTTATTTATTTCCCGGTTGTAGGTTTAGTAATCGGATTGATGCTTGCGGCGTTATATACTCTGTTGATTAATTTAGATTTTACTTCATTTGCAACAAGTGTTATCACAGTGATTGCGCTAATTATTATTACCGGAGGAATGCATTTTGATGGCCTTGCTGATACTTTTGATGCTTTATTAAGCGTAAGATCAAAGGAAGAAATGTTGCGTATTATGCGTGATCCTCATATTGGAGTTATGGGGGTGTTAAGTATTATAAGTATTGTTATTCTAAAGATCGGATTGTTATCTTCAATTGATGTTGAAAATACAATCAAAGCTATTATTTTGATGTGTGCACTTGGCAGGTGGTCGGCAGTATTCCTCATGTTTAATTTTCCATATGCGCGCAGTGAAGGGAAAGCAAAAGTTTTTATTGATGGGATGAATTTAAATATCTTTACGCTTTCTGCAGCTATAGTTATTTTAATTTCCGCGGCAATCTGGCAGGCAAAAGGATTATTAATTTTATTAGTTATGACAGGGGTTGTCTATTTATTCGGCTTGCTGACTAAGAAAAAAATAGGAGGAATTACCGGAGATACATTAGGCGCTGGGATTGAATTGGCTGAGTGCGCCATTTTATTTAGTTTTATAATATTGGAAAGGAATTGCCAATGGATAAATTAA
- a CDS encoding diphthine--ammonia ligase, producing MDKLTAISSWSGGKDSCLACYKAIKQGYKIKCLLNFISRESQRGCFHGIEGRLLKHQADLVGIPLVQKEVSPDMKEYEEEFKEAVNDIRGSEIASMVFGDIYLLEHESWVERVCGDLKINAVEPLWENNPEKIIDEFLDAGFKAVIVSCKADIMGKEFLGRQIDKKLVEELKKKGACPCGENGEYHTLVIDGPIFKKPIEIVEAQPILKEGFWKHWFLDIKKFN from the coding sequence ATGGATAAATTAACAGCAATATCGTCTTGGAGCGGGGGAAAGGATAGTTGTTTAGCTTGTTATAAAGCAATTAAACAAGGCTACAAGATAAAGTGCCTCCTTAATTTTATCTCACGGGAATCCCAGCGTGGCTGTTTTCATGGGATTGAAGGAAGGCTTCTTAAGCATCAGGCGGATTTGGTGGGGATTCCTTTGGTGCAAAAAGAAGTTAGCCCTGACATGAAAGAATATGAGGAAGAATTTAAAGAGGCGGTTAATGATATAAGAGGAAGTGAAATTGCCTCAATGGTATTCGGGGATATCTATCTTCTTGAACATGAGAGTTGGGTGGAGCGTGTTTGTGGAGATTTAAAAATTAATGCTGTTGAGCCGTTATGGGAAAATAATCCCGAGAAAATAATTGATGAATTTTTGGATGCTGGGTTTAAGGCGGTTATTGTAAGTTGTAAAGCGGATATCATGGGAAAAGAATTCCTTGGCCGCCAAATTGATAAAAAACTAGTTGAGGAATTAAAAAAGAAAGGAGCGTGCCCTTGTGGTGAGAATGGGGAATATCATACATTAGTAATTGACGGGCCTATATTTAAAAAGCCAATTGAAATAGTTGAGGCCCAACCAATTTTAAAAGAAGGGTTTTGGAAACACTGGTTTTTGGATATTAAAAAATTCAATTAA
- a CDS encoding histidine phosphatase family protein: MATKIVLIRHGVTRWNKEKRYCGCMDIGLSKEGKAQAEKLKKHLSGNKFHKIYSSDRKRALQTAKIIFKGLKLIQVKGLREMSFGVMEGLRHDDILKKYPKEYSRWLENPFKYNIPKAEALVDFKKRVNCAIRKIVDSNRGKTVAVVCHGGAIGIFVTGILKKKDFWRHVPKTTSVTIVEFMKNKPKIKLFNAASHLE; this comes from the coding sequence GTGGCAACTAAAATAGTCTTAATTAGGCACGGTGTCACCAGATGGAATAAAGAAAAGCGTTATTGTGGGTGTATGGATATAGGTTTGAGCAAAGAAGGCAAAGCTCAGGCTGAAAAATTAAAAAAGCATCTTTCCGGAAATAAATTCCATAAAATATATTCCAGTGACCGAAAACGCGCACTTCAAACCGCAAAGATAATCTTTAAAGGTTTAAAGCTTATACAAGTTAAGGGTTTGCGCGAAATGAGCTTTGGCGTCATGGAGGGGTTAAGGCATGATGATATTCTAAAGAAGTATCCAAAAGAATACAGCCGTTGGTTAGAGAATCCTTTTAAATATAATATTCCTAAAGCAGAAGCACTGGTTGATTTCAAAAAAAGGGTAAACTGTGCTATTAGAAAGATTGTTGATTCTAACCGGGGGAAGACTGTTGCTGTTGTTTGTCACGGAGGAGCAATCGGAATATTTGTTACAGGAATCCTAAAGAAGAAAGATTTTTGGCGCCATGTCCCCAAGACTACTAGTGTTACCATTGTTGAATTTATGAAAAATAAACCAAAGATAAAATTATTTAATGCTGCAAGCCATTTGGAGTAA
- a CDS encoding ABC transporter ATP-binding protein has product MESLLKIKNLTGGYYKEDIVRDISLEVNRRDFVGIIGPNGSGKTTLLRFATRILAPRSGEITFEDKNIFDMNLKEFCQKVAFVSQDIPIDFSYSVMEFVLMGRIPHLQRLQFETKKDFEIVQNALELTDAVYLKDKRIDELSSGERQRLIIARALAQEPTLLFLDEPTSHLDIGHQIQVLDLLKRLNQKNNLTIIIVLHDLNLASAYCNRIVLLDSGKTFKIGPPEEVLTYQNIEAVYKTVVLVNDNPLTHKPNVVLVPGDVKRGN; this is encoded by the coding sequence ATGGAATCTTTATTAAAAATTAAGAATCTTACCGGTGGATATTACAAAGAAGATATTGTCAGGGATATATCTTTGGAAGTTAACCGCCGTGATTTTGTAGGGATTATCGGGCCGAACGGAAGCGGGAAGACTACGCTTCTTAGGTTTGCAACAAGGATTCTGGCTCCAAGAAGCGGAGAGATTACTTTTGAAGATAAAAACATCTTTGATATGAATTTAAAGGAATTCTGTCAAAAGGTCGCATTTGTTTCTCAGGATATTCCCATTGATTTCTCTTATAGCGTAATGGAGTTTGTGCTGATGGGAAGAATCCCGCATTTGCAACGCCTGCAGTTTGAGACAAAAAAAGATTTTGAGATTGTTCAAAACGCCCTTGAATTAACTGATGCGGTTTATTTGAAAGATAAAAGAATTGATGAGTTAAGTTCAGGAGAACGCCAGCGTTTAATTATCGCAAGAGCGCTTGCGCAAGAACCAACCCTTTTATTCCTGGATGAGCCGACATCGCATCTGGATATTGGACATCAGATACAGGTGTTAGATCTTTTAAAGAGGCTCAACCAGAAAAACAATTTAACAATTATAATTGTTTTGCATGATCTTAATCTTGCAAGTGCATATTGTAACCGTATTGTTCTGCTTGATAGCGGCAAAACTTTTAAAATTGGTCCTCCCGAAGAAGTGTTAACTTATCAGAATATCGAAGCAGTTTATAAAACAGTGGTTTTGGTAAACGATAACCCTTTGACACATAAACCAAATGTTGTTTTGGTGCCGGGAGATGTTAAACGTGGCAACTAA
- a CDS encoding iron ABC transporter permease, which produces MKKIKLKFSIIFLFLILVIVIILGLVKGAVDIPLTKLLFKENQAILNMRLLRVLTALLVGSGLAVSGIALQAVLRNPLAEPYLLGTSSGAGLAAVIAVILGISRIYMPLAAFLGAVVSIVIVYNLASEGKRISSNSLILSGVIISIAFSAVIVFLVSIFGNEAMHEVSWWLWGSLQVYDYKLILLVSFPVLLGIAAIYFFAQDLNAISMGEEEAMHLGIDAQNIKKILILITALITASLICICGIIGFVGLIVPHMMRRVVGPNHKVLIPITCLAAAIFMVVCDLLSRTIFAPIEIPIGVITAIIGTPVFVVLLKKRV; this is translated from the coding sequence ATGAAAAAAATTAAATTAAAATTCAGCATTATTTTCTTGTTTCTAATATTGGTTATTGTAATTATCCTTGGTTTAGTTAAAGGCGCGGTGGATATCCCGTTAACCAAGTTATTGTTTAAGGAGAATCAAGCTATTTTGAACATGCGTTTATTGCGGGTTTTAACAGCGCTTCTTGTGGGAAGCGGACTTGCTGTCTCGGGGATTGCTTTACAGGCAGTTTTAAGGAACCCTTTGGCAGAGCCATATCTGTTGGGCACTTCAAGTGGAGCGGGCCTTGCTGCAGTGATTGCGGTTATTTTGGGGATTTCAAGAATCTATATGCCTTTAGCTGCTTTTTTGGGGGCAGTTGTAAGTATAGTAATTGTCTATAATCTGGCAAGCGAAGGCAAGAGAATCTCCAGCAATTCTTTAATCCTTTCCGGAGTGATTATCTCTATAGCATTTTCCGCGGTTATCGTTTTTCTTGTTTCAATATTCGGTAATGAGGCTATGCATGAGGTGTCTTGGTGGCTCTGGGGAAGTTTACAGGTCTATGATTATAAATTAATCCTTTTAGTTTCTTTTCCGGTGTTATTGGGGATAGCTGCGATTTACTTCTTTGCTCAGGATTTAAACGCAATCAGCATGGGCGAAGAAGAGGCAATGCATCTTGGTATAGATGCGCAAAATATAAAGAAGATTTTAATTTTGATAACTGCTTTGATAACTGCAAGCTTGATTTGTATATGCGGGATTATCGGTTTTGTTGGTTTGATTGTCCCCCATATGATGCGTAGGGTTGTTGGGCCTAATCATAAGGTGCTTATCCCGATTACTTGTTTGGCTGCGGCGATTTTTATGGTTGTCTGCGACCTTTTGTCGCGGACTATTTTTGCTCCGATTGAAATTCCTATAGGAGTTATTACTGCTATCATCGGGACGCCTGTATTTGTTGTTTTGTTGAAGAAGAGAGTTTAA